One genomic segment of Suricata suricatta isolate VVHF042 chromosome 16, meerkat_22Aug2017_6uvM2_HiC, whole genome shotgun sequence includes these proteins:
- the NAPA gene encoding alpha-soluble NSF attachment protein isoform X1 — protein sequence MDNSGKEAEAMALLAEAERKVKNSQSFFSGLFGGSSKIEEACEIYTRAANMFKMAKNWSAAGNAFCQAAQLHLQLQSKHDAATCFVDAGNAFKKADPQEAINCLMRAIEIYTDMGRFTIAAKHHISIAEIYETELVDIEKAIAHYEQSADYYKGEESNSSANKCLLKVAGYAAQLEQYQKAIDIYEQVGTNAMDSPLLKYSAKDYFFKAALCHFCIDMLNAKLAVQKYEELFPAFSGSRECTLMKKLLDAHEEQNIDSYTEAVKEYDSISRLDQWLTTMLLRIKKTIQGDEEDLR from the exons ATGGACAACTCCGGGAAAGAAGCGGAGGCGATGGCGCTGCTGGCCGAGGCGGAGCGCAAAGTGAAGAACTCGCAGTCCTTCTTCTCGGGCCTGTTTGG gGGCTCATCCAAAATAGAGGAGGCCTGTGAGATCTATACCCGAGCAGCAAACATGTTCAAGATGGCCAAAAACTGGAGCG CTGCCGGAAATGCGTTCTGCCAGGCGGCCCAGCTGCACCTGCAGCTCCAGAGCAAACACGACGCGGCCACCTGCTTTGTGGACGCCGGCAATGCGTTCAAGAAGGCTGACCCCCAAG agGCCATTAACTGTTTGATGAGAGCAATCGAGATCTACACGGACATG GGCCGGTTCACGATCGCAGCCAAGCACCACATCTCCATCGCCGAGATCTACGAGACGGAGCTGGTGGACATCGAGAAG GCCATCGCCCACTACGAGCAGTCTGCGGACTACTACAAAGGGGAGGAGTCCAACAG CTCAGCCAACAAGTGCCTGCTGAAGGTGGCTGGCTACGCGGCGCAGCTGGAGCAGTATCAGAAGGCCATTGACATTTATGAGCAG GTGGGAACCAACGCCATGGATAGCCCCCTCCTCAAGTACAGCGCCAAGGACTACTTCTTCAAGGCGGCCCTCTGCCACTTCTGCATCGACATGCTCAATGCCAAG CTCGCTGTCCAGAAGTACGAGGAACTGTTCCCCGCGTTCTCTGGGTCCCGGGAGTGCACGCTGATGAAA AAATTGCTAGATGCCCACGAGGAACAGAACATTGACAGTTACACGGAAGCG GTGAAGGAGTACGACTCCATCTCGCGGCTGGACCAGTGGCTCACCACCATGCTGCTTCGCATCAAGAAGACGATCCAGGGTGATGAGGAGGACCTGCGCTAA
- the NAPA gene encoding alpha-soluble NSF attachment protein isoform X2, with amino-acid sequence MDNSGKEAEAMALLAEAERKVKNSQSFFSGLFGGSSKIEEACEIYTRAANMFKMAKNWSAAGNAFCQAAQLHLQLQSKHDAATCFVDAGNAFKKADPQEAINCLMRAIEIYTDMGRFTIAAKHHISIAEIYETELVDIEKAIAHYEQSADYYKGEESNSSANKCLLKVAGYAAQLEQYQKAIDIYEQVGTNAMDSPLLKYSAKDYFFKAALCHFCIDMLNAKKLLDAHEEQNIDSYTEAVKEYDSISRLDQWLTTMLLRIKKTIQGDEEDLR; translated from the exons ATGGACAACTCCGGGAAAGAAGCGGAGGCGATGGCGCTGCTGGCCGAGGCGGAGCGCAAAGTGAAGAACTCGCAGTCCTTCTTCTCGGGCCTGTTTGG gGGCTCATCCAAAATAGAGGAGGCCTGTGAGATCTATACCCGAGCAGCAAACATGTTCAAGATGGCCAAAAACTGGAGCG CTGCCGGAAATGCGTTCTGCCAGGCGGCCCAGCTGCACCTGCAGCTCCAGAGCAAACACGACGCGGCCACCTGCTTTGTGGACGCCGGCAATGCGTTCAAGAAGGCTGACCCCCAAG agGCCATTAACTGTTTGATGAGAGCAATCGAGATCTACACGGACATG GGCCGGTTCACGATCGCAGCCAAGCACCACATCTCCATCGCCGAGATCTACGAGACGGAGCTGGTGGACATCGAGAAG GCCATCGCCCACTACGAGCAGTCTGCGGACTACTACAAAGGGGAGGAGTCCAACAG CTCAGCCAACAAGTGCCTGCTGAAGGTGGCTGGCTACGCGGCGCAGCTGGAGCAGTATCAGAAGGCCATTGACATTTATGAGCAG GTGGGAACCAACGCCATGGATAGCCCCCTCCTCAAGTACAGCGCCAAGGACTACTTCTTCAAGGCGGCCCTCTGCCACTTCTGCATCGACATGCTCAATGCCAAG AAATTGCTAGATGCCCACGAGGAACAGAACATTGACAGTTACACGGAAGCG GTGAAGGAGTACGACTCCATCTCGCGGCTGGACCAGTGGCTCACCACCATGCTGCTTCGCATCAAGAAGACGATCCAGGGTGATGAGGAGGACCTGCGCTAA
- the KPTN gene encoding KICSTOR complex protein kaptin → MGEAAVAAGPCPLREDSFTRFSSQSNVYGLAGGAGGRGELLAATLKGKVLGFRYQDLRQKIRPVAKELQFNYIPVDAEIVSIDTFNKSPPKRGLVVGITFIKDSGDKGSPFLNIYCDYEPGSEYNLDSIAQSCLNLELQFSPFQLCHAEVQVGNQLETVFLLSGNDPAIHLYKENEGLHQFEEQPVENLFPELTNLTSSVLWLDVHNLPGTSRRLSALGCQNGYVRVAHVDQRSQEVLQTWTILQDGPISRVIVFSLSAPEETQDWPQREEHSVLVASMLEPAVVYRDLLSRGLEDQLLLPASDQFDSVLCGLVTDIDLDGRPEVLVATYGQELLCYRYRGPESGRPEAECGFHLLWRRSFSSPLLALAHVDLTGDGLRELAVVSLKGVHILQHSLVQASELVLTRLRQQVQQRRRQSQEPGDRVAPGPAEAPAS, encoded by the exons ATGGGGGAGGCGGCCGTGGCCGCAGGGCCCTGCCCACTGCGCGAGGACAGCTTTACGCGCTTCTCGTCGCAGAGCAATGTGTACGGGCTGGCGGGCGGCGCGGGCGGGCGCGGGGAGCTGCTGGCCGCCACCCTTAAAGGCAAGGTGCTGGGCTTCCGCTACCAGGACCTCCGACAGAAAATCCGGCCCGTGGCCAAGGAGCTGCAGTTCAACTATATTCCCG TGGACGCAGAGATTGTCTCCATCGACACCTTCAACAAGTCACCCCCAAAACGGGGTCTGGTTGTGGGCATCACCTTCATCAAG GATTCAGGGGACAAGGGCAGCCCGTTCCTTAACATTTACTGCGACTACGAACCCGGCTCTGAGTACAATCTTGACTCCATTGCCC AGAGCTGCCTAAACCTGGAGCTCCAGTTCAGTCCTTTCCAGCTATGCCACGCAGA GGTCCAGGTCGGGAATCAACTGGAGACAGTTTTTCTCCTGAGTGGGAATGACCCAGCCATTCATCTCTATAAGGAG AACGAGGGGCTGCATCAGTTTGAAGAACAGCCTGTGGAAAACCTCTTCCCAGAGCTCACAAATCTGACCAGTAG cgTCCTCTGGCTTGATGTCCACAACCTCCCTGGCACGTCCCGGCGACTCTCTGCTCTGGGATGTCAGAACGGTTATGTCCGAGTGGCCCACGTGGACCAGCGAAGTCAAG AGGTTCTACAGACGTGGACGATCCTGCAGGACGGCCCCATCTCCCGAGTGATTGTGTTCAGCCTCTCAGCCCCCGAGG AGACTCAGGACTGGCCGCAGCGGGAAGAGCACAGCGTGCTCGTGGCCAGCATGTTGGAGCCGGCGGTGGTGTATCG GGACCTGCTGAGCCGGGGCCTTGAGGACCAGCTTCTCCTGCCCGCCAGTGACCAGTTTGACAGTGTCCTCTGCGGCCTGGTCACCGATATAGATCTAGACGGGCGCCCCGAAGTCCTGGTGGCCACCTACGGACAG GAGCTGCTCTGTTACAGGTACCGCGGCCCGGAGTCGGGGCGCCCTGAGGCCGAGTGTGGGTTCCACCTGCTGTGGCGACGCAGCTTCTCCAGCCCGCTGCTGGCGCTGGCACACGTGGACCTGACTGGGGACGGGCTGCGGGAGCTCGCCGTGGTCTCCCTGAAGGGCGTGCACATCCTGCAG CACAGCCTGGTCCAGGCCTCGGAGCTGGTCCTGACCCGGCTCCGGCAGCAAGTGCAGCAGAGGAGACGCCAATCACAAGAGCCTGGGGACCGGGTGGCTCCAGGGCCTGCTGAGGCCCCAGCCTCCTGA